Genomic segment of Niallia taxi:
AGCTGATTGACTTATATTTTAAGAATTTAACAGAGAAGAACAATATCATTTCACCTCAAGTGGCGAAAAAATATACATTTGATTTGATCTCCTATATTCATCACTCCCTGCAAACAGAGGAGCTTTGTTTATATTCAGCTGTTGTGGAACGGATCGTGTATAGTTCAGATATCAGGCAAATGAAGGATATATTAATGGAATATTGTTATGAGTTGATTCTCACCATTCATGACCATGTTCATTTACGAAGTCCAATTGTTCAAAATGTCCTTACATTTATCCATACTCACTTTGACCAAGGCTTGTCCTTAAAGACGCTAGGGCAGCAATTTCATGTGAATGCTATTTACTTAGGACAATTATTTCAAAAAGAGGTTGGAGTCGTCTTCTCTGAATATATAAATCGGTACCGCTTGGAGAAAGCGAAGGAACTGTTAAAAACAACCCATTATCGAGCAGGAGATATTGGCAAAAAAGTAGGGTATTCTGACACAACTTATTTCTATAAGCAATTTAAAAAAATCGTAGGTACAACACCAAGTGAGTGGCGGAAAATTTAAGAAAGCGGTGATTATTATGAAAATAGATTATTCTTTTCCTGAAAAGTTTTGGTGGGGAAGTGCAGCATCAGGACCACAAACGGAAGGTGCAGCGCTAATGGATGGCAGAAAGCAAAGCATTTGGGATTATTGGTACAGCATTGAGCCTGAAAGCTTTCATAATGGTGTCGGTCCTGAGCAGACATCGGATTTTTATCACAGGTTTAAAGATGATATCCAATTAATGAAAGAAACAGGGCATAACTCCTTTCGCACCTCCATTCAATGGTCACGGTTAATTCCAGACGGAACTGGACAAATAAATGAGAAAGCGGTTGATTTTTATAATCAAGTTATTGATGAGCTGCTGGCAAATGATATTGAACCGTTTATAAATCTTTACCACTTTGATATGCCAATGTGTATGCAGGAAAAAGGCGGCTGGGAATCTCGGGAAGTAATCGATGCTTATGTCCAATATGCGAAAGCCTGCTTTCGTTTATTTGGTGATCGTGTCAAATATTGGTTCACATTTAATGAACCAATCGTTCCTGTTGAAGCCAGTTATTTATACAATTTGCATTATCCACATATCGTAGATTTCAAACGGGCTGCCGTTGTTGCACATCACACGATTGTTGCACACGCTAGGGCTGTTGAAGCATTTAAGGAATCGAATGCCCTTGGCCAAATCGGTATTATCCTCAACTTAACTCCTTCCTATCCAAGAAGCGAGGATAAAAAGGACAGAGCTGCCGCCCATATTGCTGATTTATTCTTTAACCGCAGCTTTCTTGACCCTGTCACAAAGGGGGAATACCCTCGTGAATTAGTTGATATTTTAGCAGACAAAGAGCTGCTTCCAATTGTCGAAGCAGGTGATTTGGAAGTAATTCGTAATAACCCGATTGACCTTTTAGGTGTGAACTATTACCAGCCCCGCCGTGTTAAAGCAAAAGAGAACCTAGAGCCGGACAATGTACCGTTTATGCCAGAACATCTTTTTGATCCTTATATTATGCCAGGGAGAAGGATTAACCCCCACCGTGGCTGGGAAATTGCAGAGGAAGCTGTTTATGATATCATGATTGACCTTCGTGATCATTATCGTAATATCCCCTTTTTTATTTCCGAAAATGGCATGGGGGTTGAGGGGGAAGAGAAGTTCCGCAACGAAGAGGGCTATATTGAAGATGAATACCGGATTGAGTTTGTGAAGGAGCACTTAAAATGGGTACATAAAGGCATACAGGAAGGCGCCAATTGTCTCGGATACCATATATGGACATTCATGGACAACTGGTCTTGGGCAAATGCTTATAAGAACCGCTACGGTTTAGTAGAAGTAGATTTGAAGAATGGTAGAAAACGAACTGTAAAGAAATCAGGGAAATGGTATAAGCTGCTGGCAGAGAATAATGGATTTTAAACTGACTGGAGAGTGGTAATCTGATGGAAGCCTTTATGGTAATCGATATTGGCGGCACCTATATCAAGTATGCTGTCATGGATGAAACAGCAAAAAAACGGAGAAGCGGCAAACTAGCAACACCTAAGGACGGATTGGACAGCTTCTTGCTGACTGTACAAAAAGTAGTTGAAGAAAATGCTGCTGACTTTAATCTTCAAGGATTAGCGATAAGCTCTCCAGGTGCAGTCGATGTAAAAACAGGTTTTATTGGCGGAGCAAGTGCAATTCCCTATATACATGGAGTTAACATGACTGGTCTCATCAAGGAGAGGACCGGACTCGAGACAACGATTGAAAATGACGCAAATTGCGCAGCCTTGGCAGAAGGCTGGTTAGGAGCAGCAAAAGAGGTTGATTACTATATTTGTATAGTGATTGGAACAGGCATTGGCGGCAGCATCGTTCTAAACAAATCAATCCTACGCGGTGCTTCCCTTCATGGCGGAGAGTTCGGCTGCATGATTATGGGCACCTCCTTTAACGAACCGCTGCAAGCGACATGGAGTCTTAACGCTTCAACAAATGCCCTTGTGCAAGCAGTGAAAAATCAACAGTCACTCAGGAAAGAAACTCTAGGTGGAGAAGACGTATTCAAAATGGCTGAAGAAGGCGACCCAATTGCCCAACAAGCTCTTAGCAACTTTTATAAAAGGCTCGCAATCGGAATCTACAATTTACAATACGCAATAGATCCAGCGAAAATCCTGATTGGCGGTGGAATCAGTTCCCGTAAGGACGTCATAGCCGGAATTAACCACGAATTACAGAAATTACGAAACGATGTTTCTACATTAGAGATAGAAGTAGAAGCATGTCAATTTGGAAATGATGCTAATTTAGTAGGAGCTTTGTTCCATTTTTTGAATTCTAAGCATTGATTAGAAAAGCGTATAAATATGCTGATAGCATGTAATGGTCTAATGCGAAGGGATTTATTAGGGAATAACTTCAACCTATAAATGTGCAAGCTAAAACTCACCTTTTATAGGTGGGTTTTTTTAATAGAATATTAAAATCCGAACAACTAGCGATGAAAGAGGATTCAGATACACACCAGTTACAGCGCACTTAAATCCTTGTTATTCTTGATACGTTATATTCAATAAAACGATGCTCACAATATAGAGTTCTCCCTTAGTCCATTGCTCGTATATCCCACCATTCTCCTCAACTGCTTTAATAACATTTCTAATTCCCATACCCTCAATCAACCGATTTTTACGAGTTTCGATTTCTGCTGTATTGAAATGGTTGGATATTTCAATTGCTAAGTTATTTTTGAAGTAATCTACTTCTAAATTTACTTCCTTCATTTCAATTGATGTTAATCGTTTGCATGCATTAATGGAATTATCTAATAGATTACCGAATATTGCCACTAGCACATCGTCTTGTAAATTGATTTTTCTTGGCAAAAAGGCTTTAATATTGAATTTTATTCCTTTTGATAGTGCATATGTATTTTTTTCATTTAACATGAAGTTCAAGGTATGGTTTTCAGTGAAAATTGTACTGTGTTCCTCTGTCAATGTGGAAAGGGAACGGCGGATGGAATTGATAGCATCTTCAACTTCTCCTTTTTGTAGTTTGCTTAAAAGCACCAAATATTGATTTTTTAAATCATGATTAATAGCCTGTATTTCAGTTTGTGATTGTTTTACTTGATCATAAAATTTCATTTCATTCTCTAGGGTTTTGTTGTGAATGGTAGTTTGTACAAATTTTTCATAGTGATTAGATAAACTCACATAAAGATATAGGATGCACAAGTTCATATATACAGTTCCGACAAACATAAGTGGAATTATAATATGAGGAAGGTTTGTTGAGCTTACTTCATTGATGAATGCTACACATAAAGTGAGTATGGATACAGAGGGGATAGAAGTAAGAGCAATTACTTTAAATAAATCTAACTGATGTTTGGACCAACTCCTTTTATAAACTTTAGTTTTTAAAAGTATAATGCAGATAATTTCAATTATTGTTGAAACGCTGGTGCTTGCTGAAACAAATATTAGATTATAAGATGAAATTTGCTTTAGTGGAAAGAAACTAGAGAGAATTAAGTAGGAAAGATATTCACATCCTAATGATACAACTATGAGGACAGATGTCCAAAAAATTGATTTCTTTAAAGGAACATGGTTTTTGATACCAACTGTTATTAAGATAGCTATGGTTAGTGCAATATTAATGAAAGGGACAATTTGAAGAGATACAATAAATCGCATTATACTAGAAGTGAGAAATAAAGCCAGTAATAATATATTTATTTTAGAAATGTACCGTCTTTTAATTTTACCGTAACTGGAGAAAAAATAATTTGCTAGAATAATATTAGCACATAAATTTAAAATCGTTATTATAATCATCGGATTTTTTCTCTCAATTTCATCAAGATAGATTTTCTTGCTGCTAACTTATAGTTTTTACTGATAGGAATCCAAATATCTGGACTTTTGTCCTTATCAAGTGTTAGATAATCATTCCGAATTTCACGAACAAAACGTATATTAATAACGTAAGAATTATGCACTCTAACAAAGTTATCATCTAAATTTGCTAGTAAATCTCTAGTTGTCATTATTACGGTGTAATCTTCTTCTAGTGTGTGGATTAATACTTTTCGCATGTTTTTCTCAAAAAACACAATTTCTTGAAGAGGAAGTGTATAGTTCACTTTATTAAATTGAAATACGAAGTGTTTCTCATCAATATTAAGGTACTTTATCACCTTATCTAAAACGGGAAATAGCTTCTCCTCATTCAAAGGTTTTAAGATATAATCGAATGTATGCAGTTTAAATACTTCCATTGCATAACTATCGAAGCTTGTTATAAAAACAATAGGAACTTGGGCGTTTAACTCACGAATCCTACTTGCAATTTCTAAACCAGAACTGTCAGGAAACTCAATATCTAAAATGAATAAATGATAGTTTGATTTTGAAAGAAATTCTATTAGTTTTATTGGATTATGAAAAACATCAATAGAAAAAGTTGGATTGTATTTTTTAATAAGGGCTTCTGTCTGACTAGTAACCTCAAAAATATCATCGCATATTGCTATGTTTATCAATCAAACCACCTCCGTTAATATTCAATTCCATTTTACCTTCCGTTCATTAAATATAGCAATTAATATTATGTGATTAATCTCACAAGTTTATTTATACATGTAAACAACACTAGTTATTACTTATAAATGACCAAACATTACATGTAGGTTAAAGGGTGAATTACGTGTGATATCTTTCACATAAGGACAAGGTATTTTTCGTAAATGTATTTTCTTTTAAGAAATCTATTGACGAGCCATAAAATACCTTTGTTACAAATATACAAATCCTTCTGTAGAGGATGGGGTGGTGATTTAAATGAAAAAAGTTACAGTTCGTCGTGCGACCAAAGTAGAAGCAACAACGTGGTGGATTATTATCTAATTTAGAAAATAGTCCAAAAACTAGCACTAAGTTAGTATATCTGACCTTAATTTTTATTGGGGAGATATTCTTCCTTAGTGTCTTTTTAATCATATGAAATAATTATTGGAGAGGAAATATGAAATATAAACAACCACGAGTAAAACCAATCTATCCATTGTATAGGTTAAATGAAAACGAATTTAGAATTGGAGCGCAACTAGGTATTACAGCAGAATTTAATGATCCAGAAAAACAAATGTGGGAGTTAGCCAAAAGGTTGGATGGACGCAATCTTAGGGAAGTCATTAATGAAGTTAGAGAATTATTTCCAGAACTAACTGTAGAAGATATTTTAGAGGGAGTTCAGTTGTTGGATGAAGAAGGTTTTATTGAAGAAACCTTTAAAGATAACGGAAAAAAAGTACCTGAACGTTACAAACCCAATGTAAATTATTTTAGTAGATTTATTGGAACTGAAAAAAATCGTTATGACATTCAACAAAAAATAAGTAATACAACAATTTTATTATTAGGACTTGGAGGCGGAGGTTCAAACATTTTAACTCTTCTTGCTGGATTGGGTCCAAAGAAAGTTATCATCCTCGATTATGATATCGTCGAAGAAGGAAACTTAGGTAGACAACTATTATATCGGGAAAAGGATATAGGTAAACTTAAAACAGAAGTAGCACTACGAGCTTTAAAAGAAATGAACTCAACAATAGAAATAGAAGCACATAATTTAAAAATTACAACCCCAGATGATGTGCTAGCTTTTGCTGAAGGAATAGATTTAGTAATTTGTGCTATTGATGAACCGCCATTCATAGCACAAAGAATTGTGAATCAAGCAATAGTCCGTGCTAATTTACCTTGTGTTTTTGGTGCTTCTCAAGTAAGTCGCGGAAGAGTTTATACAGTTATACCTAAGGTTACAGGCTGTTTCGATTGTCTAAACTTGCAATACAGCATAAATGATCCACAATTTGTTGAACAATTTATAGGTTTTAGAAATATTAATTTTTCCCCACCAACCGTTGCATATGCACCTGGAATTTACCAGCTGACTGCAGCAATAGTTGATGAAGCAGTTAGAGTTATAACTGGTTATGCCCAACCGAGAAGTTTAGGAACACAATATGAAATTAATTTTGAAGATGGTTCTTCTTTTACTCATCCTACTTGGAGTAGAAATGAAAAACAATGTCCAACATGTGGGAAGGGGAATATTTCTGACTGGGAAATATTCCAATATTATGAGAATAAGAAATAAGGAAATGAGGTGAAAGTATGCCAAGCAATATGATTGTAAAACACATAGCTAGTAGAAATTTAAAAAATGGAAAAGCAGTTATTATTGCTTCCGATTCAATTCCACTCGTTGTTGAAAGTGAAATTGCTGACATGTTAATAGAAGATCCCATGTATTTAAATAACTTTAATCAAGATGTGAAATTAATATTTGAACAAAGTGGGTATTTTCAGAAACCTGAAGAAGAAGCGAAAACAATGCCAATAGAACAGACAACGACTAGATGGAACTTATATCGCAAGCTATTTTTATTTGTCGGTATACTTTCACTTATTATTATTATTTCTGCTCTTCCTTTTACAGAGGGAATCCCAACAGGAAATAAAATATTGGCACAAAATGTGCCCTTTTTTTATACATTACTGTGTGTTCTCCTTGTTGCAGTATTAACCAGTCTCTTACATGAGTATATGCACATTTTTTTCTCGCACTCGGGTAAGAGATTAAAAAATATTATTAGGGTACAATTTATAAACTCGACAGCAACCGTTTCAATGTCACATATTTGGGTATGGTCACTATTTTCCAGATTAATTGCGTTATCAGCTGGTTTAATTTCGGATTTATTTCTATTAGCTATGGTTACAATAACACAAATTTTTATTTCGTATTGGGTTTTAATAGTGACGTCGGCTGTTTTGTGGGTTCGGATATTATGGCAATTTCGTTTTCAAAAAAAATGTGATGGTCAATTACTCATTCAAACATTGATGGACAACCCGTTATTTGGTGATGTGATAGAACTTACTGATAATCCTTTAGAGCAAAGGAAAGAAAAGAATATATTTAGGATACTTAAGACTATAGGTTATACCATCAATGCTCTTCTCTTAATATTCTGGTGTTTACCATTTATTTTGAGTATGTATAGATACTTAATTAACTATGTATCTATGAATTAGCAATTAATAAGTCAAATATTTATCGAGGTGGTTATGACACAAAAAGATAATAAGTTACAAATAATTTCGCTGAAAAAGGTTTATAAAAAAAATAATATTGTAGCTAATTCTGACCTTACAATGTCTTTTAAGGCTGGTGAGGTTATTGCAATAATTGGGCACAATGGTGCTGGGAAATCGACATTATTAAATCAAATTTTAGGATTGGTAAAGCCAACTTCTGGAGTCATCCAATATGATGGAGTTAATTTTGTTAATAATCCTCAAAAAGCTAGAGCTTGCGTTTCTCTAATGCCTCAATTTCAAGCGCCTTTAACTGGTGTTACGATGAAACAAGCAATTGAATCGATATTTTTAATTCGTGGTGGAAGAAAAAAAGACATGAAAACAATAACGAATATTCTCATGAAGAATCTGCAAATTGAGAATTATGCAGTACATTCGGGGGATAAGCTTTCCGGAGGTTTACAGAGACTAACTTCCTTTGCTATGACGGTAGTTTTTCCATCACCAATTTTATTATTTGATGAACCGACAAATGACGTTGATCCAATACGTCGAAAGTTAATCTGGCAATATATGAAAAAACTCGCTTCTAATGGGCATATTGTTATTGTAGTATCACATAATTTACTTGAAATAGAGCAGTATGCGGATAGATATATCATGCTAGAAAAGGGACAAATATTAAGAGAATCAGCAATCCTCACGAATCCTGCAATATCCGTAAGTATTTTAAGTATTTTTATTCAAGATACGGATGTTTTATGTGAGATACCTATAAATATAGAGGTTAAATATATTGAAAAAGAGCATAAAGTAGATTTAATTTTAAAACCAGAGCATGTTTTAAGTACATTGGAATGGACCCTGCAACAACTTCGGATAGGGAGGATTTCTAATTATAAACTTTCTCCTATTTCTCTTGTATATGCTTACGAAGGTCTTAAAACATGAGAGGAAATCTGATGGTTAATCCGATTTCTAAACAATTAGTAGGTTTGATTCGTTGGAGTTTATTGCGGCATAAGCATCTTTTAGTTGTTTTTTCGTTTACGCAGATAGTTCTTTCATTAGCGATAGTATACGGATTAGCACTCATGCTTCCAAATCTAGATGGAGAATCAACTATCTACTTATCTTCTGGATCAATTACATTGGGGATAATAGCTGTTGGTTGTGTTCTATCAGGCCAAATTGTAAATACAGCCAAGCTAGAAGGAATAATTTATTATCAAAAAACTTTACCAGTCTATCGTTTAAATATTATTTTGGCTGACATTATTATATGGGGATTTGCTTCGATACCAGGAATTTTTATGAGCAGCATAGCAGCAATTTTTCGATTTCGATTAAATATTGATGTTTCTTTCCAAAGTTTATTAGTTATAGTTTTGGTGCAAATTAGTATGATTTGTATTGGATTTGCCATAGCATATTGGTTTTCGGCAAATACGGTTGCTTTAGTAACTCAAATAATAATGATTGGAGGATTACTTTTTTCGCCCATTTTGTATCCAACCGATAGATTGCCGAATTGGACAAAGATTATTTACGAAAATTTGCCGTTTGTGCCAGCAAGTAAGCTTATTAGATCGACTTTATTTAACAATGGGTCAGTTTCTATTCGGGAAGTAATTGTGGTATCGATCTGGGGAATAGTTACTTTGTTGTTATCATTAATTGCATTGTCGAGGAGAGAGTAAGTAATGGCTAGAATCAATGTAACAAATTTATACAAGACAATTGAAAACAAAGGGTTGGTGAACAATGCAAATTTAAGGGTTAATAATGGCGAAATTTGTGCAGTAATCGGTCCTAACGGAGCAGGGAAAACTTCCTTAATAAAATGTATTTTAGGACTTTTGAAGCAAGATGTTGGAGACATACTTATTAATGAACAGGAAATGACTGCTATTACACGAAATGACCTATTAAAAGAGATAGGCACAGTTTTACAGTTTCCGGTAATGATCGGAAGATTAACCGTTGAACAAGTTTTTGTTGAGCACTTTCATTACTATGGAGTAAAAACTACAGGAGTTATGCAAGAGTTATTAAGAAAAGTAGAGTTGCCAGTTTCTATGAACAGCTTAGCTAAAAATCTATCCTTAGGAATGAAACAACGTTTATTATTATGTTTAGCTTTGGCGCATAAACCAAATATATTGATTCTTGATGAACCTTTTAATGGGCTAGATGTGGATGGAATCAGGTTAATGAAAGATATTTTAAAAGATTTTGCGGAAATGGGTAATAGCGTCCTTATAACGAGTCATTCACTAAATGAACTTCAGGATATAGCTACAAATGTAGTGTTTATGAAGAACGGTACTACCACCCATAATCAAAAGATGGAAGAAATTGTCCGGGATTTTGAAGGTGGATTGCTTCAATATTACGAGGAAGCTAAAACTTTAACTAGTGAGGAGGTAGGTAGGAGATGAAAATAGACAGTAATTTTGAATGGAGCAAGTTAAAAACTGTTCATAATACTATTTTTTTGATTGCTTTTTTATCCCAATTGGTATTTTTATTCTTCTTTGCGACGGTTGGACACTTTGAGTCTGGCGATACCTCCAGTAATATATTAAAAAATATTGCGGGAATTGGTGGTTTAGCGAGTACAATTACAATGTGCATTTTAGCTATTTACGGTGCTACTTTGGTCAATTCCTTTATTATCGAAAATTATATTGGTGAGAATCGTGTTCGTGTTTATTTATATCCTTATGGTAGAAAAAATTTGTTTTTATTAAAAATAAAAACCTTTGTTTTAACGTTTCTTAAACTTCAGCTATTAGGACTTCTTCTTTCAGATACCATTTTCTTAATAGGTGAATTTACTTTTCCTATTGTGAACTCTAAAGAAGGAATGTTATCAAATTTATTAATTGCAATAATCAGTTCCATAACAAGTGCTTTAATAACTCTAGTAATTATCCTATTGTCTGGTGTAGTTGGCATCCGTTATTCTTCATTACCAGCTACGATTGTTTCAAGTATCGTGCTAGTTGTGATATTAGGAAATTTAATTGCAATGTCCCTTGCTGCTAAAATATTTCTAAGTCTAATAATAGCGTTAAGTTTAACAGTTCTACTCTATTTTATCATTCAATCTGTGGGAGAAAGGATTGAAAATGAGGAAGTTGTATAGTTGATTATTATAGAGATAAACCTATAAATTTGTTTACTAATGAGTATTAAAGGAGGTTTTACTGTAAAATGATTCTCTACAAAATACCTTGTGCATTACTCCAATAGTTAAACCAATAACCAATTCCAGTGTCAGCATAAGCGGACACTTTTTTTATTCCGCTTCAAGCAAAACTGTTCTTTACTTTAACCAATGAATCTATGCTTTTACCAATAGGATGCTTAGATTAGGACTGCTAAAATAATGGAAGGGCTTACATTTTGTTTTGCCTGTTTTATAGCTGGTGTAAACAATATGTGTGAATGGAGGTGAAGCTATCACTCATTCAATCTTAATGGGCAGCTATTGATTACTACAGAAAGCAATCCTTCACTTCTTTGTTATTACATACATTCGTTACAAAAAAGGGAGGCAAATGGATGTTTTCGAAATGGGGAAAAACGAAAAAGACGCTAATCGTCACGGTTATTATGCTGTTTATGCTGCTGGCAGGCTTGTCTCCGGCTTTGGCTGGGGATACATTGCCATTTACTGGTGACAGTGCAACTGGTTTGAATCAGCCTACACAGCATGGATATACGGTGAATCACATTTTAGATTGGACACCAGAGACAGATAAAAACGCTGAAATGCTTAGGTCGAGAGTGCCATTGCAAGACCGAAATCAAGCGTTTTCTGCTACACAGGCAAACCCGGAGATAAGTGCGGATACGCAAATGTTTAATCTTGCTGGTGATTATGGGAATGCGTTTATGGACAGTACGACATATACGAATAAGTTTGGTCAATATACGTTTCCGTACTGGCAATATGTCGATTATTATTCGTATTGGCATGGAACAGCGTCAGCGGATGTTCCAGATTATTTATATAATCCGAGCCTACCTTGGTATGAAAGATGGTTTGAATTTGGAGCGTTAAATATTCCAAATCCTGCTTATACGAATGCGGCCCATAAAAACGGGGTTAAATCACTCGCTGTTATTTTCTTTTCGGATAATGATAGGGGACCACAGACATATTCACAAATGTTTGTTAAAGACAAGG
This window contains:
- a CDS encoding glycoside hydrolase family 1 protein gives rise to the protein MDYSFPEKFWWGSAASGPQTEGAALMDGRKQSIWDYWYSIEPESFHNGVGPEQTSDFYHRFKDDIQLMKETGHNSFRTSIQWSRLIPDGTGQINEKAVDFYNQVIDELLANDIEPFINLYHFDMPMCMQEKGGWESREVIDAYVQYAKACFRLFGDRVKYWFTFNEPIVPVEASYLYNLHYPHIVDFKRAAVVAHHTIVAHARAVEAFKESNALGQIGIILNLTPSYPRSEDKKDRAAAHIADLFFNRSFLDPVTKGEYPRELVDILADKELLPIVEAGDLEVIRNNPIDLLGVNYYQPRRVKAKENLEPDNVPFMPEHLFDPYIMPGRRINPHRGWEIAEEAVYDIMIDLRDHYRNIPFFISENGMGVEGEEKFRNEEGYIEDEYRIEFVKEHLKWVHKGIQEGANCLGYHIWTFMDNWSWANAYKNRYGLVEVDLKNGRKRTVKKSGKWYKLLAENNGF
- a CDS encoding ROK family protein; the protein is MEAFMVIDIGGTYIKYAVMDETAKKRRSGKLATPKDGLDSFLLTVQKVVEENAADFNLQGLAISSPGAVDVKTGFIGGASAIPYIHGVNMTGLIKERTGLETTIENDANCAALAEGWLGAAKEVDYYICIVIGTGIGGSIVLNKSILRGASLHGGEFGCMIMGTSFNEPLQATWSLNASTNALVQAVKNQQSLRKETLGGEDVFKMAEEGDPIAQQALSNFYKRLAIGIYNLQYAIDPAKILIGGGISSRKDVIAGINHELQKLRNDVSTLEIEVEACQFGNDANLVGALFHFLNSKH
- a CDS encoding GHKL domain-containing protein, yielding MIIITILNLCANIILANYFFSSYGKIKRRYISKINILLLALFLTSSIMRFIVSLQIVPFINIALTIAILITVGIKNHVPLKKSIFWTSVLIVVSLGCEYLSYLILSSFFPLKQISSYNLIFVSASTSVSTIIEIICIILLKTKVYKRSWSKHQLDLFKVIALTSIPSVSILTLCVAFINEVSSTNLPHIIIPLMFVGTVYMNLCILYLYVSLSNHYEKFVQTTIHNKTLENEMKFYDQVKQSQTEIQAINHDLKNQYLVLLSKLQKGEVEDAINSIRRSLSTLTEEHSTIFTENHTLNFMLNEKNTYALSKGIKFNIKAFLPRKINLQDDVLVAIFGNLLDNSINACKRLTSIEMKEVNLEVDYFKNNLAIEISNHFNTAEIETRKNRLIEGMGIRNVIKAVEENGGIYEQWTKGELYIVSIVLLNITYQE
- a CDS encoding LytR/AlgR family response regulator transcription factor, whose amino-acid sequence is MINIAICDDIFEVTSQTEALIKKYNPTFSIDVFHNPIKLIEFLSKSNYHLFILDIEFPDSSGLEIASRIRELNAQVPIVFITSFDSYAMEVFKLHTFDYILKPLNEEKLFPVLDKVIKYLNIDEKHFVFQFNKVNYTLPLQEIVFFEKNMRKVLIHTLEEDYTVIMTTRDLLANLDDNFVRVHNSYVINIRFVREIRNDYLTLDKDKSPDIWIPISKNYKLAARKSILMKLREKIR
- a CDS encoding ThiF family adenylyltransferase; translated protein: MKYKQPRVKPIYPLYRLNENEFRIGAQLGITAEFNDPEKQMWELAKRLDGRNLREVINEVRELFPELTVEDILEGVQLLDEEGFIEETFKDNGKKVPERYKPNVNYFSRFIGTEKNRYDIQQKISNTTILLLGLGGGGSNILTLLAGLGPKKVIILDYDIVEEGNLGRQLLYREKDIGKLKTEVALRALKEMNSTIEIEAHNLKITTPDDVLAFAEGIDLVICAIDEPPFIAQRIVNQAIVRANLPCVFGASQVSRGRVYTVIPKVTGCFDCLNLQYSINDPQFVEQFIGFRNINFSPPTVAYAPGIYQLTAAIVDEAVRVITGYAQPRSLGTQYEINFEDGSSFTHPTWSRNEKQCPTCGKGNISDWEIFQYYENKK
- a CDS encoding ATP-binding cassette domain-containing protein produces the protein MTQKDNKLQIISLKKVYKKNNIVANSDLTMSFKAGEVIAIIGHNGAGKSTLLNQILGLVKPTSGVIQYDGVNFVNNPQKARACVSLMPQFQAPLTGVTMKQAIESIFLIRGGRKKDMKTITNILMKNLQIENYAVHSGDKLSGGLQRLTSFAMTVVFPSPILLFDEPTNDVDPIRRKLIWQYMKKLASNGHIVIVVSHNLLEIEQYADRYIMLEKGQILRESAILTNPAISVSILSIFIQDTDVLCEIPINIEVKYIEKEHKVDLILKPEHVLSTLEWTLQQLRIGRISNYKLSPISLVYAYEGLKT
- a CDS encoding ABC transporter permease; this encodes MVNPISKQLVGLIRWSLLRHKHLLVVFSFTQIVLSLAIVYGLALMLPNLDGESTIYLSSGSITLGIIAVGCVLSGQIVNTAKLEGIIYYQKTLPVYRLNIILADIIIWGFASIPGIFMSSIAAIFRFRLNIDVSFQSLLVIVLVQISMICIGFAIAYWFSANTVALVTQIIMIGGLLFSPILYPTDRLPNWTKIIYENLPFVPASKLIRSTLFNNGSVSIREVIVVSIWGIVTLLLSLIALSRRE
- a CDS encoding ABC transporter ATP-binding protein, giving the protein MARINVTNLYKTIENKGLVNNANLRVNNGEICAVIGPNGAGKTSLIKCILGLLKQDVGDILINEQEMTAITRNDLLKEIGTVLQFPVMIGRLTVEQVFVEHFHYYGVKTTGVMQELLRKVELPVSMNSLAKNLSLGMKQRLLLCLALAHKPNILILDEPFNGLDVDGIRLMKDILKDFAEMGNSVLITSHSLNELQDIATNVVFMKNGTTTHNQKMEEIVRDFEGGLLQYYEEAKTLTSEEVGRR